From a single Rhodococcus qingshengii JCM 15477 genomic region:
- a CDS encoding phytoene desaturase family protein encodes MTKAVVVGSGPNGLAAAVHLARSGVDVQVLEAADQIGGGTRSGPIDVPGLIHDHCSAFHPMGIGSPYLSKLDLERYGLIWRWAEVDCAHPLDNGDAGVLYRSLEQTAAGLGADGPRWQRMFGDLSTGFDALASDLMRPIVNVPHHPLRLAAFGPRALLPATVTAKLWKTDKGKALFGGVAAHAFYPLNRPATSAVGLMITAAGHRYGWPVAEGGSRSITDAMAAMLLDHGGKIDTGVRVRTASEIPDADVVLLDVNPGGALEILGDRLPGRVARAYRKFKQAPGAFKVDFAIEGHVPWTNPDCARAGTVHLAGGFDEIVAAERETNSGRMPDRPFVLLGQQYLADPTRSAGNVHPLYAYAHVPHGYAGDATEAIIRQIERFAPGFREQIVATSSSGTADLAEDNPNQVGGDIIGGANTELQVVLRPRVAVDPYSTGIAGTYLCSASTPPGAGAHGMCGYNAAESALKYLRRKGAEVL; translated from the coding sequence GTGACAAAGGCCGTAGTCGTCGGCAGCGGGCCCAATGGGCTCGCTGCCGCGGTACACCTCGCACGTAGCGGTGTGGACGTGCAGGTGCTCGAGGCTGCCGACCAGATCGGCGGAGGCACCCGCTCCGGTCCGATCGACGTGCCGGGGTTGATCCATGATCACTGCTCGGCGTTTCACCCGATGGGTATCGGCTCGCCGTACCTGTCCAAGCTGGACCTCGAGCGATACGGGCTGATCTGGAGATGGGCAGAGGTGGACTGCGCGCATCCGCTCGACAACGGGGACGCCGGGGTCCTGTACCGCTCGCTGGAGCAGACGGCTGCGGGGCTCGGCGCTGACGGGCCTCGATGGCAACGCATGTTCGGTGACTTGTCGACTGGGTTCGATGCGCTGGCGTCCGATCTGATGCGCCCGATCGTCAATGTTCCGCACCATCCGCTGCGGCTCGCAGCTTTCGGTCCGCGAGCGCTGCTTCCGGCAACGGTGACCGCCAAACTGTGGAAGACGGACAAGGGGAAGGCGCTGTTCGGCGGGGTTGCCGCACACGCCTTCTATCCACTCAACCGTCCGGCCACCTCGGCGGTGGGATTGATGATCACTGCTGCTGGTCACCGCTACGGTTGGCCGGTTGCCGAGGGAGGTTCGCGGTCGATCACCGACGCGATGGCTGCGATGCTCCTCGATCACGGCGGCAAGATCGACACCGGCGTTCGGGTTCGTACGGCCTCCGAGATTCCGGACGCCGATGTTGTTCTGCTGGATGTCAATCCGGGGGGTGCGCTCGAAATTCTGGGCGATCGACTCCCTGGTCGAGTGGCGAGGGCCTATCGAAAGTTCAAGCAGGCTCCCGGAGCATTCAAGGTCGATTTTGCGATCGAAGGTCATGTGCCGTGGACCAATCCGGACTGTGCTCGGGCCGGAACTGTCCATCTGGCAGGTGGTTTCGACGAAATCGTGGCCGCTGAGCGTGAGACGAATTCAGGCCGTATGCCGGACCGGCCGTTCGTGCTCCTAGGTCAGCAATACCTGGCTGATCCCACCCGATCCGCCGGGAACGTTCATCCTCTGTATGCCTATGCGCACGTGCCTCACGGTTACGCCGGCGACGCTACGGAGGCGATCATCCGTCAGATCGAGAGGTTTGCGCCAGGATTCCGGGAGCAGATCGTCGCGACGTCGAGCAGTGGTACAGCTGACCTGGCAGAGGACAATCCGAATCAGGTAGGCGGCGACATCATCGGAGGTGCCAACACCGAACTGCAGGTTGTCTTGCGTCCGCGCGTCGCAGTCGATCCGTACAGCACGGGGATCGCGGGCACTTACCTGTGCTCGGCCTCGACCCCGCCGGGTGCCGGAGCACATGGAATGTGCGGGTACAACGCAGCCGAATCGGCTCTGAAGTACCTGCGACGAAAGGGTGCGGAAGTTCTGTGA
- a CDS encoding DUF3556 domain-containing protein, producing MGFKEGNFPPVDPATFMDKPFLERLRDMSTHWVDYGFGTPKMVHTVYIMKLLFLYLAAGTAVATLTSGLSWFDIGSWWNQPIVYQKLIIWTMMLEMLGLAGSWGPLAGHFKPMTGGVLYWLRPGTIRLPPWPGKVPLTSGDTRTVFDVFIYAAAVANLLVAAVLPGVHTTGIDSAIADNAGLVRPTVLYSFLVLMVILGLRDKVPFIAARSEQYLPAIFFFTFLPFVDMILALKLLIVMVWIGAGVSKFGRHFSLVVPPMLSNTPWIPSKKIKRAHYRNFPEDLRPSHLGGGVAHVAGTMVEIVTPLILLFSTNKTLTILAVILMVGFHLFIASTFPLAVPLEWNLLFAYASVFLFLGFPAWDGYGLGAMSSPWITAGIVAALAFFPILGNLRPDLVSFLPSMRQYAGNWASATWAFAPGAEAKIDQFIKRPSPDTRNQLMTMYPEDVSDVVLHQLLGWRSMHSQGRALFSLMIRHLGDDINTYSLREAEFMCNSIVAFNFGDGHLHDAKLIAAIQRRCNFAPGEFLVTWIESQPIHKGTQEYQVIDAALGVIERGTFKVADAVAEQPWLPNGPIPFDVQWTLDVRADRAATDPQVVSEPKMRTRVSGSEQEVSK from the coding sequence ATGGGATTCAAAGAAGGAAACTTCCCTCCCGTCGATCCGGCAACGTTCATGGACAAGCCGTTTCTCGAGCGTCTGCGTGACATGTCCACGCACTGGGTGGATTACGGCTTCGGTACGCCGAAGATGGTCCACACCGTCTACATCATGAAACTGTTGTTCCTCTACCTGGCAGCTGGAACAGCCGTTGCCACTTTGACTTCCGGCCTCTCGTGGTTCGACATCGGATCGTGGTGGAACCAGCCGATCGTCTACCAGAAACTCATCATCTGGACGATGATGCTCGAGATGCTGGGCTTGGCAGGATCCTGGGGACCGCTCGCCGGCCACTTCAAGCCGATGACCGGTGGAGTTCTCTACTGGCTCCGCCCCGGCACCATTCGTCTGCCACCGTGGCCGGGCAAAGTGCCGCTCACCTCGGGTGACACCCGCACGGTGTTCGACGTCTTCATCTATGCCGCCGCAGTCGCCAATCTCCTTGTTGCCGCTGTTCTCCCCGGTGTTCACACCACAGGAATCGACTCGGCAATCGCTGACAATGCCGGACTGGTGCGTCCGACGGTCTTGTACTCCTTCCTGGTACTCATGGTGATTCTCGGGTTGCGGGACAAGGTGCCCTTCATCGCTGCCCGTAGTGAGCAGTACCTGCCGGCGATCTTCTTCTTCACATTCCTGCCGTTCGTCGACATGATCCTGGCGCTCAAACTGCTGATCGTCATGGTGTGGATCGGTGCCGGCGTCTCGAAGTTCGGTCGCCATTTCTCGCTGGTGGTTCCTCCGATGCTCAGCAATACCCCGTGGATCCCGTCGAAGAAGATCAAGCGCGCCCACTACCGGAATTTCCCGGAGGATCTGCGGCCTTCACACCTGGGCGGCGGCGTCGCACACGTGGCCGGAACGATGGTCGAAATCGTCACCCCGTTGATACTGCTGTTCTCGACGAACAAGACCCTCACGATCCTCGCCGTGATCCTCATGGTCGGATTCCATCTGTTCATCGCGTCGACCTTCCCGCTTGCCGTCCCACTCGAATGGAATCTTCTGTTCGCCTATGCCTCGGTCTTCCTGTTCCTGGGATTCCCGGCATGGGACGGCTACGGACTCGGCGCCATGTCCTCACCGTGGATCACCGCGGGAATTGTTGCAGCCCTTGCCTTCTTCCCCATTCTCGGAAACCTTCGACCGGATCTGGTGTCCTTCCTGCCGTCGATGCGTCAGTACGCCGGCAACTGGGCATCCGCGACGTGGGCATTCGCGCCGGGCGCTGAAGCCAAGATCGACCAGTTCATCAAGCGTCCGTCGCCGGATACGCGCAATCAGTTGATGACGATGTACCCCGAAGATGTGTCCGATGTCGTTCTGCATCAGCTGTTGGGCTGGCGTTCCATGCACAGCCAGGGGCGTGCGCTGTTCTCTCTGATGATCAGGCACCTCGGCGACGACATCAACACGTACTCACTGCGGGAAGCAGAGTTCATGTGCAACTCCATCGTCGCCTTCAACTTCGGTGACGGGCACCTGCACGACGCGAAGTTGATCGCAGCCATTCAGCGTCGCTGCAATTTCGCACCCGGTGAGTTCCTGGTGACCTGGATCGAATCGCAGCCCATCCACAAGGGAACGCAGGAGTACCAGGTGATCGATGCCGCTCTCGGTGTCATCGAACGAGGTACTTTCAAGGTCGCCGACGCAGTCGCCGAACAGCCGTGGTTGCCGAACGGGCCCATTCCGTTCGACGTTCAGTGGACACTGGACGTACGGGCCGACCGCGCGGCAACGGATCCGCAGGTTGTCTCCGAACCGAAGATGCGTACGAGGGTCAGCGGTAGCGAGCAAGAGGTGAGTAAGTGA
- a CDS encoding PucR family transcriptional regulator: MRRLARVPAAAEPEVLAVVAELARRLDERSADIAREMAFMMAHEIDQLDADAKLLEMLEASVQGNITTIIHVLANDIPIDHLQPTTAAVEYALRLAQRDVPSNSLVRAYHMGQGDLMRICHDEISTLDIPARLTLAVLKHTSDVVYSYIDWITLYVFDAYERERSRWMAAQGNLHSAAIHALLSGTNADTAAFEAETGYRLGQNHVALVVWSTWDADVMGINTLDRLVRDLGAAAGADKPPIITAIDRRTVWAWLPFGRRVPAPDPEFLAAAVPLDGGARVAIGLPGSGVDGFKRSHEQATAAYSVAAVPDTPQRPVVSFGDRGVAVVSLLSENIDSTKSWVWEVLGPLAEDTPSAASLRTTLSVYFAHGESHLHTANHMNLHRNTVKYRINKALGDPVAAGRDKLDLALALQVCELLGRSVLRPARTS, translated from the coding sequence ATGCGGCGCCTCGCCCGAGTGCCTGCAGCCGCGGAGCCGGAAGTGCTTGCGGTGGTTGCCGAGTTGGCACGACGACTCGACGAGCGCAGCGCCGACATCGCGCGTGAGATGGCCTTCATGATGGCTCACGAAATCGACCAATTGGATGCAGACGCCAAATTGCTCGAAATGCTCGAGGCCAGCGTGCAGGGAAACATCACGACGATCATCCACGTATTGGCCAACGACATTCCGATCGATCATCTCCAACCCACCACTGCTGCAGTGGAATACGCGCTGCGTCTGGCGCAGCGGGATGTCCCGTCCAACTCCCTTGTCCGGGCCTATCACATGGGCCAAGGCGATCTGATGCGGATCTGTCACGACGAGATCAGCACACTGGATATTCCGGCGCGACTCACTTTGGCTGTCCTGAAACACACTTCGGACGTGGTCTACAGCTACATCGACTGGATCACGCTCTACGTCTTCGACGCGTACGAGCGGGAACGCAGTCGATGGATGGCAGCGCAGGGAAACCTCCATTCGGCCGCAATCCACGCCCTCCTGTCCGGCACCAACGCAGATACCGCTGCTTTCGAAGCGGAGACCGGGTACCGCCTCGGTCAGAACCACGTCGCCCTGGTGGTCTGGTCGACGTGGGATGCCGACGTCATGGGCATCAATACGCTGGACCGACTCGTACGTGATCTCGGCGCAGCGGCGGGAGCGGACAAGCCGCCGATCATCACCGCCATCGATCGACGCACGGTGTGGGCGTGGCTGCCGTTCGGTCGCCGGGTGCCTGCGCCGGATCCGGAGTTTCTCGCGGCGGCAGTGCCGTTGGACGGCGGGGCGCGGGTGGCAATCGGACTGCCGGGGTCAGGGGTCGACGGTTTCAAACGGTCCCACGAACAGGCAACCGCCGCCTATTCGGTTGCTGCCGTCCCGGATACACCGCAGCGACCTGTGGTGAGCTTCGGAGACCGCGGCGTCGCTGTGGTCTCACTTCTGTCCGAGAACATCGATTCGACGAAGTCATGGGTCTGGGAGGTGCTTGGCCCGTTGGCGGAAGATACGCCCTCTGCTGCATCCTTGCGGACGACGTTGAGTGTGTACTTTGCACATGGTGAAAGTCATCTGCACACTGCCAATCACATGAATCTGCACCGGAATACGGTGAAGTATCGCATCAACAAGGCGCTCGGCGATCCAGTTGCTGCCGGCCGAGACAAGTTGGATCTTGCTCTGGCCCTGCAGGTTTGTGAGTTGTTGGGTAGATCGGTCTTGCGCCCCGCGCGAACGTCGTGA
- a CDS encoding LysE/ArgO family amino acid transporter codes for MLSTNDPASALVGFGVGLSLIVAIGAQNAFVLRQGLTRSHVLPIVAVCALSDAILILAGVGGIGTLLEHAPSMITFVRIAGAVFLLSYAIFAAKRALHPQTLAPDRHGNGSRIAAVTMALALTWLNPHVYLDTVVLMGSIANGRGEIGRWWFAAGAITASAVWFGALGYGARLLTPLFAKPNAWRVLDALIAVMMAVLGISLLVEL; via the coding sequence ATGCTCAGCACCAACGACCCTGCGTCGGCCCTCGTCGGTTTCGGAGTCGGACTGTCATTGATCGTCGCAATCGGCGCCCAGAATGCGTTTGTTCTTCGCCAAGGTCTGACGCGATCGCACGTACTCCCGATCGTCGCAGTGTGCGCGTTGTCAGACGCAATTCTGATCCTCGCGGGCGTCGGCGGAATCGGGACCCTCCTCGAACACGCACCGTCGATGATCACGTTCGTTCGTATCGCCGGCGCCGTTTTCCTCCTCAGCTATGCGATCTTCGCCGCCAAGCGGGCACTTCACCCCCAGACGTTGGCACCGGATCGACATGGCAACGGGTCGAGGATTGCCGCCGTCACGATGGCACTGGCCCTCACCTGGCTCAATCCACACGTGTACCTCGACACCGTCGTGCTCATGGGTTCTATCGCCAACGGTCGCGGCGAGATCGGACGTTGGTGGTTTGCAGCCGGTGCCATCACGGCAAGTGCGGTCTGGTTCGGCGCCCTCGGTTACGGCGCACGTCTGCTGACGCCGCTTTTTGCGAAACCCAACGCGTGGCGGGTTCTCGATGCTCTGATCGCCGTGATGATGGCAGTTCTCGGAATCAGCCTGCTTGTCGAATTGTGA
- a CDS encoding class I adenylate-forming enzyme family protein, whose translation MANIGYLAWDLAEKYGQKPCLRDDHVELTYEEFADRTEAVAAQLAGLGIGLGDVVAIMLPNRVELLIAIMAAWRIGAAATPINPMFTANEADYQIADSGAELVITATADAPSGGRAVLAVEDLATVPPTDPRPGIDVAADDLALLIYTSGSTGRPKGVMLTHANLQFMASSMGKNIGVTGADHCLLILPLFHVNAICVSVLTPLLVGGQVSVTGKFSVSRFFDDVARLRPTYFSAVPAIYAMLTSQPEDPSIDTSSLRFAVCGAAPISKELLERAEQRFGFVIVEGYGLTEGTCASACNPVDGVRKLGTVGPALPGQQISILAEDGTFAPAGTAGEVVIKGGNVMRGYLGKPEETAKTVKDGWLHTGDVGVLDEDGYLTLVDRIKDMIIRGGENIYPKEIENSLATHPSVLEAAVIGAPHQVYGEVPVAYVVAYPDAPVTEDELLEHVTALLTRVKVPVAIYVVDALPRNPVGKIDKPGMRRALSATPAH comes from the coding sequence GTGGCGAACATCGGATATCTGGCTTGGGATCTTGCAGAGAAGTACGGGCAGAAGCCGTGCTTGCGGGACGACCACGTCGAACTCACGTATGAAGAGTTCGCAGATCGCACGGAAGCTGTTGCCGCGCAATTGGCCGGACTCGGAATCGGCCTCGGTGACGTGGTGGCGATCATGCTGCCCAATCGCGTCGAGTTGCTGATCGCGATCATGGCTGCCTGGCGCATCGGTGCTGCGGCTACACCCATCAATCCGATGTTCACCGCGAACGAAGCGGACTACCAGATCGCGGACTCCGGGGCCGAGTTGGTCATCACCGCCACTGCCGACGCACCCTCGGGCGGCCGAGCAGTGCTGGCCGTCGAGGATCTGGCGACAGTGCCGCCGACCGATCCCCGACCCGGAATCGATGTTGCAGCAGACGATCTGGCGTTGCTCATCTACACCAGCGGCTCCACCGGACGGCCCAAGGGAGTGATGCTGACTCATGCCAACCTGCAGTTCATGGCTTCGTCGATGGGCAAGAACATCGGTGTTACCGGCGCGGATCACTGCCTGCTGATTCTGCCGCTGTTCCATGTCAACGCGATCTGCGTCAGCGTCTTGACGCCCTTACTTGTCGGCGGACAGGTGAGTGTCACCGGGAAGTTCTCGGTTTCGAGATTCTTCGACGACGTCGCGCGGCTTCGCCCCACGTATTTCTCGGCGGTGCCGGCAATCTACGCGATGCTGACCTCACAGCCGGAAGACCCTTCGATCGACACGTCGTCCTTGAGGTTTGCCGTGTGCGGTGCGGCGCCGATCAGCAAGGAACTCCTCGAACGCGCTGAGCAGCGTTTCGGTTTCGTGATCGTGGAAGGTTACGGACTCACCGAGGGGACCTGTGCGTCGGCCTGCAATCCTGTGGACGGCGTGCGCAAACTCGGTACGGTCGGCCCGGCGTTGCCCGGCCAGCAGATTTCCATTCTTGCCGAGGACGGAACCTTTGCGCCCGCCGGGACTGCCGGAGAGGTGGTCATCAAGGGTGGCAACGTGATGCGTGGCTATCTGGGTAAGCCGGAGGAAACTGCGAAGACCGTCAAGGATGGTTGGTTGCATACCGGTGACGTCGGAGTCCTCGACGAGGACGGCTACCTGACCCTGGTCGATCGCATCAAGGACATGATCATCCGTGGGGGAGAGAACATCTACCCCAAGGAGATCGAAAATTCGCTCGCTACACATCCTTCCGTGCTCGAGGCAGCCGTCATCGGCGCTCCGCACCAGGTCTACGGAGAGGTGCCAGTTGCCTATGTCGTTGCCTACCCCGATGCACCCGTCACCGAAGACGAACTGCTCGAACATGTCACGGCCTTGCTCACCCGAGTAAAGGTGCCAGTGGCGATCTACGTCGTCGATGCGCTTCCCCGAAACCCGGTGGGCAAGATCGACAAACCTGGAATGAGACGAGCTTTGAGCGCAACTCCCGCTCACTAG
- a CDS encoding LysR family transcriptional regulator ArgP, producing the protein MLDFEQLRALHAAVDEGTFEAAARKLHITPSAVSQRIKGLETSVGRILVQRTKPIQVTDSGREVLRLARQIDALSRDTVRELGLENGSGMFARVSIAVNADSLSTWVLGALAEFTQEVSFDFHLDDQDHTTELLRDGSVMAAVTSVASPIQGCTSSRLGIMRYRPMASAEFCRRWFADGVTAESLSEAPLVVFNRKDLLQDRYLDQKVGHPADPPRHLVPSSADFADAVRRGYGWGLIPDLQRGDDDRSGVLIGFDPDFVDDVPLYWQQWKLSSPVLRRISEVVTRRAHEVLHQPSN; encoded by the coding sequence ATGTTGGATTTCGAGCAACTGAGGGCATTGCACGCCGCGGTCGACGAGGGAACCTTCGAGGCGGCGGCGCGGAAACTACACATCACGCCTTCGGCGGTCAGCCAACGAATCAAAGGTCTCGAGACCTCGGTTGGCCGGATCCTGGTGCAGCGCACCAAACCCATCCAGGTCACCGATTCCGGGAGAGAAGTCCTGCGTCTTGCACGTCAGATAGACGCTTTGTCGCGTGACACCGTGCGAGAGCTCGGCCTTGAAAATGGTTCAGGGATGTTTGCGCGTGTCTCGATCGCGGTCAATGCCGATTCGCTGTCCACCTGGGTTCTCGGGGCCCTCGCGGAGTTCACGCAAGAAGTCAGTTTCGATTTTCATCTCGACGATCAAGACCACACCACCGAACTGCTGCGCGACGGTTCGGTCATGGCTGCCGTCACGTCTGTTGCGTCACCGATTCAAGGGTGTACCTCCAGTCGGTTGGGCATCATGCGGTATCGGCCGATGGCGAGTGCAGAGTTCTGCCGTCGTTGGTTCGCAGACGGTGTCACGGCCGAATCCCTTTCGGAGGCGCCGCTGGTTGTGTTCAATCGCAAGGATCTACTGCAGGATCGGTACCTCGATCAAAAGGTCGGCCACCCCGCCGATCCGCCCCGTCATCTTGTTCCTTCATCGGCAGACTTCGCGGACGCCGTCAGGCGGGGATACGGCTGGGGATTGATACCGGACCTGCAGCGCGGCGACGACGATCGCTCCGGCGTGCTGATCGGATTCGATCCGGACTTCGTGGACGACGTTCCGCTGTACTGGCAGCAGTGGAAACTGTCGTCACCTGTCTTGCGCCGGATCTCCGAGGTGGTGACCAGACGCGCCCACGAGGTGTTGCATCAGCCGTCGAACTGA
- a CDS encoding ClC family H(+)/Cl(-) exchange transporter: MTEDDGGTEPRDSLRGLGLLCLLAAVAGVGVGFVGGAFRWCLIRADELRQAIVNWAHHVPYVGWLVPVLLVALCTVLAVLIVRRVPLAKGSGIQHVEAVSRGEAKPPGVNLVPARFIGGLLAIGSGLVLGREGPTVHMGAAIGAEAGRRARLTEPDVAMLQTSTAGAGLAVAFNAPIAGALFVCEEVTHSFRLRTVLPTLFGVSVAVGCARIVIGDQPDFEVGTVPTPQLAFLPLFVVFGILTGLLGIAYNRLILGLLDIVARLDKIPPTVIGATIGAVIGLTLFLDPLASGGGDVLAQMIVGGRTFVLPILLLYLVVRFFTGPLSYAAGTPGGLFAPLLALGALWGSIFTGLSSFVPGVDAGLTVTMATVGMAAFFGAVVRAPFTGIVIVVEMTAVTSTLVPMLAATAAAVFVTTSAGSAPIYDSLRERMLEPQRPHTD, translated from the coding sequence ATGACCGAGGACGATGGCGGCACCGAACCGCGGGACTCCCTCCGCGGACTGGGTTTGCTGTGTCTACTCGCTGCGGTCGCCGGCGTCGGGGTCGGATTTGTCGGCGGCGCGTTCCGTTGGTGTCTGATCAGGGCCGACGAACTTCGTCAGGCGATCGTGAACTGGGCGCATCACGTTCCGTACGTCGGGTGGCTCGTGCCGGTCCTCCTGGTGGCCCTGTGCACGGTACTTGCCGTACTGATCGTCAGACGAGTGCCCCTCGCAAAGGGAAGCGGCATCCAGCACGTCGAGGCGGTGTCCCGCGGTGAAGCGAAACCGCCGGGAGTCAATCTCGTGCCCGCCAGATTCATCGGCGGCCTCTTGGCGATCGGCTCCGGTCTGGTTCTCGGCCGTGAAGGCCCCACCGTGCACATGGGTGCGGCGATCGGAGCAGAAGCGGGACGGCGAGCCCGCCTTACCGAACCCGACGTCGCCATGCTGCAAACATCCACGGCCGGAGCAGGACTCGCTGTCGCATTCAACGCGCCGATCGCGGGAGCACTGTTCGTCTGCGAGGAGGTGACGCACTCGTTCCGGCTGCGCACCGTGCTGCCAACGCTTTTCGGTGTTTCAGTGGCGGTGGGCTGTGCACGGATCGTCATCGGTGATCAACCCGATTTCGAGGTCGGCACCGTCCCGACACCGCAACTCGCATTCTTGCCACTGTTCGTCGTCTTCGGAATCCTCACGGGGCTACTGGGTATTGCGTACAACCGCCTGATTCTAGGACTACTCGACATCGTGGCACGGCTCGACAAGATCCCACCGACTGTCATCGGCGCAACGATCGGCGCCGTCATCGGCCTGACGCTGTTCCTCGACCCGTTGGCCAGTGGGGGCGGCGACGTTCTTGCACAGATGATCGTCGGCGGAAGGACCTTCGTACTGCCGATCCTGCTGCTGTACTTGGTGGTTCGGTTCTTCACCGGCCCGCTCTCGTATGCCGCTGGAACTCCCGGCGGACTGTTCGCTCCCTTACTCGCTCTCGGCGCGCTCTGGGGGTCGATCTTCACCGGACTGTCGAGCTTCGTGCCCGGAGTGGACGCCGGGCTCACGGTCACCATGGCCACCGTCGGTATGGCTGCCTTCTTCGGCGCCGTAGTACGCGCACCGTTCACCGGCATCGTGATCGTGGTCGAGATGACCGCGGTGACGTCGACGCTGGTCCCGATGCTCGCTGCCACTGCGGCAGCGGTATTCGTCACCACGTCGGCAGGGTCGGCACCTATCTACGACAGTCTGCGCGAACGGATGTTGGAGCCGCAACGCCCGCATACGGAT